The region GGACCTGCCGACTCCCACAGATCCCGCCCTTGTCGTTGCGTCGGACTCGACCCCGGTACGCCCGCCACCGCCGCCGGCGGACTCCTGTCCTGTCGGTCACTACTGTTAGCGTCGCTACATCGTTGATCGAGGACGATTTATCATGAAATCTGGCTGATTCTCCACTACGGAGGGTATTCCTGATGGGCTGGCTGCCGGTGGGGGACTCATACGAGATCTCCCTTGTGGACGGAAGGGTGGCGGCTCGGTCCATCGGCCTGCGCGCCACCGGCCGCCCACTGAAGACCCTGCCGAAGGCGTTGCGCGACGACCCCGAGGTGGACCGGTTACGCCAGCTCGCCCAGTGGCTGGACCGGCACGCCGCCGAATGCCTGGCCCGGATCGACGCCTGGGTGGTGTCCTCGCTGCCGGTGCCGACCGGGCTGCTGGCCCGGGTCTGGCCGGACCCGGGCTGGCAGGACGCGCTGCGCGACCTCGTGGTGCTCGGCGACGACCCGGCCGAGCCGGGCTTCCTGCGAGAGGTCACCGACACCGGTGACCTGCGCGTGGTCAACCTCGACGGGGAAACCGTCCGGCTCTCGCCGACCATCGCCACGCTGCCCCATCCGGTGCGCCTGCCCGATCTGACCGACCTGCGCGAGTTCGCCGACGAACTGGACATCAGCCAGCGGATCGAGCAACTGCACCGGGGCATCTGGAGCAAACCCGGCGACCTGAAGGACCGCGACACCACGATCACCGACTTCTGCGGCATCACGGTCCCCAACCGGCTGGCCGCCCGCGCCGCCACGCTCGGCTTCCGGGTCGCCGGCTCACAGGTCACGTGCCGGATCTGGG is a window of Micromonospora sp. NBC_01699 DNA encoding:
- a CDS encoding DUF4132 domain-containing protein, whose amino-acid sequence is MAARSIGLRATGRPLKTLPKALRDDPEVDRLRQLAQWLDRHAAECLARIDAWVVSSLPVPTGLLARVWPDPGWQDALRDLVVLGDDPAEPGFLREVTDTGDLRVVNLDGETVRLSPTIATLPHPVRLPDLTDLREFADELDISQRIEQLHRGIWSKPGDLKDRDTTITDFCGITVPNRLAARAATLGFRVAGSQVTCRIWETGRTVQAAIWFDEDYWDSEATLGSLSWSVLDGPTLRLTDVGPVAWSEGMRMATALSGALTKTEKKA